From Diadema setosum chromosome 5, eeDiaSeto1, whole genome shotgun sequence, the proteins below share one genomic window:
- the LOC140228807 gene encoding uncharacterized protein gives MAYAAGWKRGWIEVVYHFPDANEKITSGFSLEIPVNQIKSARTGVCLLEVDNIMKRVQKQQLTHGEDAASLNPKRPRIEKAIETSAPRDIMKSYEAFADSQVWLTERSGPTDDKMDEMPCIIYPVFLDETDKCAWLLKGSNGDFAMVTTDDGDDTSMMQHEDGGSVHTKAVESYFANILNSPNVTWIKPKSNKAPVGVSRHHQQKSAQFVPSGSTKDWLRKSPACPQDEQSTDDQENNTCTTSQKPAKPIETEDPAGLPCVQETPTRATVPCPGPCQPKTSPGSTDTPESSKDQWLKQDPPCAEGSPTAAEVEMGKSDEFREWLVSEADPAGDCESNNVSGFMKCQSEEYPKKPSEDTISESWLLGGEKTKTGEEPMAVPQQEVTEKWLLAHTSGSSYWKTRAIGFPYSTIPTDVNQWLLK, from the exons CTCTTGAGATACCTGTGAACCAAATCAAGTCTGCCAGAACAGGGGTGTGTCTTCTGGAAGTGGATAACATCATGAAACG AGTTCAGAAGCAGCAACTGACGCATGGTGAGGATGCTGCGTCGTTGAACCCCAAGCGTCCTCGCATTGAAAAGGCCATTGAAACCTCTGCACCGAGA GATATCATGAAATCATATGAAGCGTTTGCTGACTCTCAGGTGTGGCTAACGGAGCGTTCAGGACCCACTGATGATAAAATGGATGAAATGCCCTGCATCATCTATCCAGTTTTTCTGGACGAAACTGACAAGTGTGCATGGCTCCTGAAGGGAAGCAATG GTGACTTTGCAATGGTGACTACAGATGATGGCGATGACACCAGTATGATGCAACATGAGGATGGTGGAAGTGTTCATACTAAAGCAGTGGAGTCCTATTTTGCAAACATATTGAACTCACCGAATGTCACATGGATCAAACCCAAGTCAAACAAGGCACCAGTGGGAGTTAGCCGTCACCACCAGCAGAAGTCCGCGCAGTT TGTGCCATCTGGTAGCACCAAGGATTGGCTGCGGAAGAGCCCAGCATGTCCACAGGATGAGCAGTCCACTGATGACCAGGAAAATAACACTTGTACCACCAGTCAGAAGCCAGCTAAG CCAATCGAGACTGAAGATCCGGCTGGACTACCTTGTGTTCAGGAGACCCCCACTAGAGCTACTGTTCCCTGTCCAGGCCCCTGTCAGCCAAAGACCAGCCCTGGTTCGACAGATACCCCAGAGTCTTCCAAAGACCAGTGGCTTAAGCAAGATCCACCCTGCGCAGAGGGCTCACCAACTGCGGCAGAAGTGGAAATGGGGAAGTCAGATGAATTCAGGGAATGGCTAGTCTCCGAAGCCGACCCTGCCGGCGACTGTGAATCCAACAATGTCTCCGGCTTCATGAAATGTCAGTCAGAAGAATATCCAAAGAAACCCTCTGAGGATACCATTTCAGAGAGTTGGCTGCTGGGCGGGGAGAAGACCAAGACAGGAGAAGAGCCCATGGCTGTTCCTCAGCAGGAGGTCACAGAAAAGTGGCTTCTGGCACATACTTCTGGATCCTCTTATTGGAAGACAAGAGCTATCGGCTTTCCTTATTCCACCATCCCAACGGATGTCAATCAATGGCTGCTAAAGTAA